From the Juglans microcarpa x Juglans regia isolate MS1-56 chromosome 3D, Jm3101_v1.0, whole genome shotgun sequence genome, the window GAAGGGGACATTAAGCTAACTCCATCAATATTTACTAAGTTATCCTCATAAGACTTGGACACAATGGGAAAGGGTAAAGTTGACTTAGCTTCCAGATTGATTGAAATAAACTTACTTGGGAGACATGTCAGCTTGTTGCTCCACGTTGGATTCGCAGAAATAAACAACCTGTTTTGGAATGTTTGCAAAAGAGGCCTGTTGCCCAATTTGGCAATTAAAATCTTATGGAATCTTCTTCTTTCCAGAGTTATTGTGTTGACTTTTCATTCTAACGCTTTCAATCTCCACACAAGTAGAAAACGGCTCCATATTTGCATTCATGGCCTTAGATTGCCCCTCTTCATCCTGCACATTTCCTTCCTTGCAATAATTAGATTGCGCAGAAAGGAAACATTAGAATGTAGGATGCAGGTGCATTCATGGCTCTTCCAACCTGAGGTTGCCGCCATGACTGTGATGGAGAGCCACCTTTGCTACCACCTTACTTTCTTCCTTCAACAAAAGAAAACCTTAACAGGCTGCACCCTAAGCCATGGGCCATACTGCTGTTGGGAGGAACTACCAACCTCCTTCTCTGTATTGGCCTTATGACAGCTTCTACCAATGTGTCTAAGAGCACcgcatttaaaacaaaaattctataatctttcatatttgaaagCAATTCAATGCTGCTTACCTCCAATGTTTATCCATCTTCCTCGAGCAAGAGGTTTAGTAATGTCAATGACAATCCTAATTTTGATAACCTTGCACCAACCTGTGCCATCCTTATCAACATCCACTTTAAGAACATGTCCAATAGTATAACCAATCTGTAGTTCCACATTTTTTGTCATCCCTGCTAGTGGAAAATTATGAAGTTGCACCCAAAAACGTTCTTCTAAAAAACCAATATTGTTTGCAACCATCTTGCCATCAAACTCTTGCAATGCTACAAGCCATTTGTTGAAGGACCAATGTCTGCTTGCCATGATCTTCTTTATCGACCCATCAGATTTCCAGACTTGTGACATGGTAGAACTAAAGCCTTCTTTGTTCACCCCTCTGTCTGCTACCACCATTGCCAAGAGACATTGTTGCCCTTTTGTTTCTGAAAACTGAAAGCATCTTTAGAGAGGTTTATCACATGTTTCTCCTCCTTTGTAAGGCTTAGCCCTTCCCATACAGAAGAGAAGTCACCTTCAGCCATACTGCTCCTCTATAGGTACTCTTGAGAGACTCCACTTATTTGCCAAGGCAAAGAGAAATTCCCAACTTACTCCCCAAAGGAAGAGAGGGACCATCGAAACAAGAATCTAAACTtaatttggttacacagattatatgagatgatatgagagttaaaaattgaataaaatatggtgagaatataattttttactattatttttgtcttatgatttgagaaattgaattatttattatattttgtttgagagtttggaaaatttgtaaggattaaatgagatagaatgagataagatagtttgtgaaaacaaaccaggcCTGCACACAAGCTCACCACTCCATTATTATTGTCTCCCTGCTGTCTGACTCTAAGATTTTAACAGGAGTACCTAACAATTTCTCAAAAGACTTAAGTCTCGTTtagttacgcagttcagatgagataaaatattttgaatagtagtaagatttttgagttgagatgagataatttgtaagaaaatgtgtttagataatgagatgagataagatagtttttaccTTTTAAGATTTGATAAAGGTGTGGGTCTCAccaatgattgaaaattattttataattattgagtagtagttatgaatatattaataaaaagtaatatttataattaattaaaaaatataccataaatatatttatatctcaaaatatatatttttttaatcaaatttacTCTATATTcccaccaaaaattaaaattgtggGTTTGGGCAAAGGGGAAGAGGCGTGAATAGAGAGGAAGAATGATCTCGAATTGGgatggaagaaaagaaaagtgtatTGTTTACATAACTTTTTACTGTTTATGTCAATTTTGTACTGTTCATTTTACTGTTTATGTCAGTTTTGTTCTATTCATTATATTGTTTATGTCAGTTTTTGCACTATTCACAtaactttttattgtttatatcagttattaatttcaaaacataaatgaAGGCTGAAAACacaaagatgaaataaaaacattCCACTTGCCGTTTGGATACCCAGATAAGACTTGTCGTATAGCCCAAATGATATCGTTTGTATCTCATCTAAGTATCCAAACTTAGCCTTAGACAAGCTTGagaagtgagatgaaatgagaattttgtgaataataatgagataatttgaattgagCTCTATTTGGGTACTGAAATCACtctactactattcattattttattattatttttcactaactttttattatttgttactattattcaatatttaatcattactttttcatttttttttactattattcacatatcatctgagatcatctcattatccaaaacGTAGCcttaatgttttatgagattttcgaaaagaaaaaaaaaagttaaataaaaaatattataaagttatattattagaatattattttttaatattatttttatttaaaaatttgaaattgttaaattgttttttattttttgtttaaaagtttaaaaaagttgaaaaaaattgtaatgattagtttgaaagtatttgtgtttgagtgatgtttagaaaggatatgggatgagatgaattttgagataaaaactttttccaaacaaagCCCTTAACCATCACTCCTTCACCGAAAAAGCCTCGAGGTCGCCGATTTCTCTCTCCATTGCAATCTCAACTATGAACTCAACTCATCTGCATTATCAATAATAGGGCACTGAAGAACACTCGGCTCATCATCAACACTTAAGGCATGACTAAATTCCAGGTAAAGCTCAGgatgaatatataaattgatgcgAGAAGCTGAACATCCATACAGATAGACAGCAACAAACAGATGCAGGTTTTCAGTACGAGAGTAATGCTTTTTATCCTTTTAGTCATCTCTTGAGTGGAATTAAATGATAGAAAACTATTCACTGTTTTCACTTATCTGCCAATTATTTGATGCCACGTCATAAAATGATTAAAGGATAATAgttaaaaagatgatgaataacatttttcttcgTACAATGCTTTTAAAAACAGCTAGCAGCATAAAATGAACAGATCAAAGCATCCCTGCAGGCTGCAGCATCAACTacattagttttattattcatcCAATCCATGAATCAAACCCAAATACACCTGAATGTGGTAGTTTAACAAATAAACAATCAAACGTATATAAGGCATATACTTCCCTGCACTACCCATGTAATAACTAGTACAAAGAACTACCACAGAAGCATTACATATATGCCTGTAATGTCCATGCTTCTACTCACAATGAAATCATCATTAGCAATGGAACTTACATAACAAATACAACATAAAGAATACAGCATGAAAACATCTACTTTACTAACAATTCTATAATGTAAATGAATAACACGACCTGCTCGTTCATCCTACTCATCAATATTCTTCTTTGCTTCCTTCATGTATTCCTCCATTTCATTTACCCAAAGGTCTGCAAACTCACAATTCTTCCAAGCCTCAAACCATGGCCCTCCCCGAGTATAATGTATCGCCTTGGGAAAAGTCGTGGAATCATTCTCAAGGGCCTTGTTATGGCCCTCAAGAAAATTCCAAACAAATGGTATGGAACCAATATCATCATCCTCCAGCCACTGAAACCGATGAAGAAAAGCACCCGTTTGTGTATTCACAACCTCAGGGGTCAAAACCCGGTTCTTGGGATGTCCACAATTGTAAAGAACCATGGAAGACCAATTCTTCCTAGGATACACTGTTTGCACAGCACCATCCATTTTCGTGGATTCTTTTGGGGTATAGTCATGGTGAACACACATAATTGCATATCTGTCATTGGCCATGTCCCTCAATTCCTTAACGTCTGCCAAGTACAGAAAATCACAGTCCACAAACACTGCCCAACCCTCATAATTGGCTAGGTATGGTGTCAAGAACCGAGTAAAGGAGAACTCAGTGCTCTCGACTTGGCCTCTTTCGCGCCAATATAAACCACTTTTTCTCAGATCTGATTGTATTATCGGTATGATCTCAACGGGAATCGAGGACCGCTTCAAGATCGAGTTGCGGCAGACCTGGTAGGCAATATCCTCGCGTGAATCATAACCCACGAAGATCTTGAAGGGTTTATTCGCATTTACTCCATTACAAGTCTTTGAGTGAACCTTCCCATTACTCGAACTCATCTTAGCTGAAAATGACAAATGTTACCTTACTGTTCAGAATAACAAAAGAATTCAAAGGCTCGGTAAAACAACGAAGCAAGAAACATATTGGGAAAttagagcaaaaaaaaaaaaacaaaaacaaagaaacataaACCTTTGTTTGGTTTCCGAgaatggaagaaaagaaaagaaatggaaatgtgGACCCTACGCTTTTGTTGCTTGATTGGGCTTAAAAAATTGATGGAGATTGCACAAAACTCAATAGTCGAATCAGTGTAAAATAGTGAATAAGTGGACATCAAGTCAGGGAATTATTCAGCGAAGCCAACGATGGAGAAAACCAGACGAGTGCTTAAGCAAACGTTTTAGCAGAGAATGtaggaaaataaggaaaaccTCAAAAAGATTGATACCCAAatataagcaattttttttttttttttttttgagagagagagagagagagagtaccaaaAGATTGGAAATGCAGATCTTAAAGATAAAACAATCCTGCGTGTGTTTCCTTTTCCGACTTTCTTGGGCTTTCTCGGAAAACTTGGTCCAAGAAAATCCTACCCTCCTAATCTGTTTGTCTTAaattgcagagagagagagagtgagagagagagagagggagagagggagatgaATGTAAAAGCGAGGAATGAGGAGTGACGCGAAGAGGATGCGAACCGTATATATAGAGGGAGGAATAGGAGAATCACCGACGAAATTGGAAGCTCCAGTGTTAACTTCAGAGCAGTCCTAGCACGAGATGAGTTCCGATAAgagcaattttcttttttcttttttttaatacccttaaatatttttttattaaaaaaattatgacaacattaaaaataaaaaaaaccaatcgGGACCCAAGAATCGGTTAGAGTAGATTTACTTGTTAACTTTAGGTGACACCGTTGTACTCCTGCACTGTAACTGATAGATTCAAACGTGTCGACATTGAACTGCATAAGAGTATTGACAATGACCGATAACTTGTACATCTTCATTGAATACGCTATTTCTACTAGTTCTCTCAATTTTCTGTCACTTGGTTATGAAATGAGGGTGGACATAAGAATCTATTTATAGTAATTTAAATTCAGTT encodes:
- the LOC121255639 gene encoding protein CDI-like, which codes for MSSSNGKVHSKTCNGVNANKPFKIFVGYDSREDIAYQVCRNSILKRSSIPVEIIPIIQSDLRKSGLYWRERGQVESTEFSFTRFLTPYLANYEGWAVFVDCDFLYLADVKELRDMANDRYAIMCVHHDYTPKESTKMDGAVQTVYPRKNWSSMVLYNCGHPKNRVLTPEVVNTQTGAFLHRFQWLEDDDIGSIPFVWNFLEGHNKALENDSTTFPKAIHYTRGGPWFEAWKNCEFADLWVNEMEEYMKEAKKNIDE